The Dioscorea cayenensis subsp. rotundata cultivar TDr96_F1 chromosome 19, TDr96_F1_v2_PseudoChromosome.rev07_lg8_w22 25.fasta, whole genome shotgun sequence genome includes a window with the following:
- the LOC120283615 gene encoding uncharacterized protein LOC120283615: protein MALCNKSLLLLHITILISSTCSVQEGKDPRDIDKIIRDYAFGSFGHHRRTAVLYTVPMPPSLSSVSTHIVRYRSGSLWKHGAKIKEFLIQPGTVLHPHSKRILVIHENFGNLSYTCFNHMNVHGYQLVSPVLGLLIYNASKVSRRRTSNESLIEVMITKKPIRIDFSSVMTFQGPQSLCVLVGLDGKLSVLNKVSHNVCVAWRQGHFALVVPKSEVKDGGTNGGEAVKLSKWRLVMVCSATAVLAAVLMVLIIVAVVSVRKRRFQVTEMERRAYEDEALQVSMVDHVRAPTATVSRTSPVIETEYEPPLQ from the coding sequence ATGGCTCTCTGCAACAAAAGTTTACTTCTCCTACACATCACCATCCTCATTTCATCAACATGTTCAGTTCAGGAAGGTAAAGATCCCCGGGATATCGACAAGATTATAAGAGACTACGCCTTTGGGTCTTTCGGCCACCACCGGAGAACTGCTGTGCTCTACACCGTGCCAATGCCACCGAGCTTATCTTCGGTTTCTACTCACATAGTCAGGTACAGAAGTGGGAGTTTATGGAAGCATGGAGCAAAGATAAAAGAGTTCTTAATTCAACCTGGAACTGTTCTTCATCCTCATTCAAAGAGGATTCTTGTGATCCATGAGAACTTTGGTAATCTTTCATACACGTGCTTCAATCACATGAACGTGCATGGCTACCAACTTGTGTCACCAGTCTTGGGACTTCTCATCTACAATGCATCCAAGGTTAGCAGAAGAAGAACAAGCAATGAATCCTTGATTGAGGTGATGATCACCAAGAAGCCAATTAGAATAGATTTCTCTAGTGTCATGACATTTCAAGGGCCTCAATCTCTTTGTGTTTTAGTGGGGTTGGATGGGAAGTTGAGTGTGTTGAACAAGGTGTCTCATAATGTTTGTGTTGCATGGAGGCAAGGGCACTTTGCACTTGTGGTTCCAAAGAGTGAAGTGAAGGATGGTGGCACTAACGGTGGTGAGGCGGTGAAGTTGAGTAAGTGGAGGCTTGTGATGGTGTGCTCGGCAACGGCAGTGCTTGCGGCAGTGCTCATGGTGTTGATCATCGTTGCGGTTGTTAGTGTGCGGAAAAGGCGGTTTCAGGTGACTGAAATGGAGAGGAGAGCTTATGAAGATGAGGCCTTGCAAGTATCCATGGTTGATCATGTTCGAGCTCCGACAGCCACTGTGTCACGTACTTCGCCGGTTATTGAGACCGAGTATGAACCACCATTACAGTGA